The following nucleotide sequence is from Nitrospira sp..
AGCCTCAGATACGGGTGTATAAGCGCTTACATGAAAGATGAATACGTAAATGATGATTGCAACCCTGAGCGATGGCATCAAGCCATCCGCGCGGAGATGATTGCTCGTAGTGAGGAATTTGCGGAGGCCTTCGCGGAGGAGTGGCAGGCTGAAGAGCCGTATCTACGGCTCAAGGCTACGAAGAGAAGAAAGTCACACGATAAGGCCGCTTACCTGGCAGCTAAGGAACGCTACGAAAAAGCCTGCCACAATGTTCATCGGGTCATAGATACCCAGCGGGAGCTGTACCGGGAAGCTGAACTTGCGGCCCTCAATAAGTACTTTGAACGACCAAAGCTAACCGATCCTACGCAATTCACTACTTGGCTGCGGAAGCATGTTGAATTGTATTTCAAGGCCCGTCTGTGTCCGGCCCGCGTCGTAATGGCTCCGATCTGGAAGCACGGTATCAGAGCACAATATGAGCAGCGCTATCTTCTTTTCGCGACCCTCCATCGCGTGTTCATGGCCGACGGGGTAGAAGCCGCCATGAGGTTATATCAAGAAGAAATCGCCCAAAAGCTTCACGACAGCGTGTGGGCAACAAGCGAAACAGAAAAGATAAAAGGTAATCCCGCACAACGAAATGGCAGATACGATGGCGGATACTATGAGACTTCTATTCAAGCAGACCTTACGCCTTGGATTGCGCCTGGACCAATTCCTTTCGTAGCGCGGGCAATCACGGAAATGGACGCCCACTTCGGCTTTGACTTCGACTAAAAACCCTCGCTCCGGTATCCGCAACAGACCGCCGCAAATTATCCCTGTGTTACATGACATATGTGCCTGATATGTCGTGACAATCTGGCCGAAAAACAGGCCAAAATCCGAAAACTGTCATCCCTATAAAGGGAAGAAGCTTTTCGGCTTCGATCCTCTCTCTTTCTTTTCCGTTTTGTAACACTCTCGTTTCCGTTGCCTCTAACTAAAGGAGTCTCTCTATGTCTGCCTTGGTGTCTATTCCTATTTGCTCCGACCCACACGCGCCGAGACCACGCATCAAGCATCAACCCAAGGTCCACTATCGGCCCTTCAAATTTTCAGACCAAGACCTTCTGAATATTGATGCAATCCAACGGCTAACCATCCGAGCACAGAGCACGCCGAGACAGGCTTTCTCTATGGCTGCTGCCGTTCGTGCCGCGATTGCAGACTATGCCGCGAAGTTAAGGCGCAATGAAGGTACCACCAAACGCTCAACCAGTCCGCTGTCCGTGAAGTAACCGCATCCTCAACCACCATCAAAAAGGAGTTTCAACCAATGCCCCATCATCATTCCATTACTCACGCTTCACTCGCTCAAGACATTGTGACTGCCCTTGTTGACCTCGATGAAAAACTGAAACTGGCCGACGTAACCGACTTCGCAGACCTTGCCGACCGTCTTCGGAGCCTTGGCCGCTCTGAGTTCTTGCATCTCATGTCGTTTGCTTCGATTGCGTTTGGACTCGCACCGCTGGAGCCTGTCACTTCTGAAGTCGAAGAAAAGTCGAAGGAGTAACGTCCACAATGAAACATGAACACCGATACCTGTCATGCGAACCGGCTTCGCTCACCTTGGCTTCGATGGGGATGGCTGCTGCTGGTGCTGGCGCGTCCCTCTATGGGCAGTCTCAACAACATGAGGCAGCGGAGCAGGTCGAACAACAGAAGGCGGACGCGGTCAACGAACAAATCACCACGAATCGAAAACGCGCAACCGAAGATTACCTACAAACTGTCGAAGATGAGATGCTTCAGCAGGCACAGGAGAAACAAGCGCTCGCCGTCAAAGAGCAGGATCTCTATAAGGCCGAGCGAGCCGGTGCATCCTCCGCGAAAGTCGCCGCCGCTGAGTCTGGCGTTGTCGGTCAATACCTCGAAGCAATCCAAGCGGACTACAGACGACAGACTGACGAAGCGGCTATGCGTCTCGGCGTCAACCAAGGGAACGCCGACTATCAACATACGCGCAACATCGAGGCCGCAACGACCATCTACAACAACCGCTCAACTAGCGTCATGCCCTATCAGAAGAACCCTGTGAAGCCGGTTGATTGGTTTGGCCCGATCTTCGGTGTCGCGCAAGCAGGTCTTGATATGGGTGTGAGGACAGGGGCGCTCATCAATCCGCTCACTCCTTCCACTCCGTCTAAGTAATTCTTCCCCTCTTCCCCTAGAACCATTTCATCGAGGGCAGCAATTCCGCTGTCCTTGGTGAGATGCGTTCGCCTTCCGTTGCAAAGGATCTTTCAGTGAAACCATTTTTACCTCACGTGGCCTGTGCGTATCAGTTTAAAGACCGCTCAACCGTGACACCCTCAAAGCCCTTCGACCTTTCCGCCGCCGTCTGTGCGTGTCAAAGGTGGGCCTGTTTCTCGACTACGAGGGAGACAGGATTCCAAGAGTGGAGCAAACACATTTCAACCCAGATGAACCAGAAGGAGCACAACTAAATGAGCTATCCGACTCAATTCACGCGCTACACGATTGGCAGCGACAAACCTCAAGAAGAAATCGGTCAACGGAATAACCGCTACATCGGTCCGGAGAGTGGCTGGAAGGACCATGGATTTAACAGCATGGAGGAGTGCCAAGCCGCATTTCAAAGCGAACTCTATCAGGTCGATGAGGAATATCGCCTTGCCGTACAAATCATGCTCGCCAACTCGCCGGAATTTGCGCCGGGGAATGCTGGTTCCGGTATCGAGATCGGAAATGGAGTACTTGAACGAAAGATGGCGAACACAGACGCCGCTCGACAGGCTGAAGACGCGGCTTGCTGGAACGAGTATGTTCAAAATCTCTTCAACGATCCAAGGTACCATACCTCGCCTATCTACAGACGCGAAGTCCGCGAACTCATCGCCAAACATGAGGCTGAGTTTAACGGGAGTCCACTTGCCAGCCGTGTGGTGGATCGCACAGGGCAAGCCATGCGTATCGAATTAACGAGTGATGCCATCGCAGAAACACGCGAGCAGCTTAAGGCCGAACATAAGGCCGATGCCAAAGCACAAGCGCAAGCCGCTGCAAGGTCCGCAGCAAGACAGGCGTACTTCTCGGCCTTAGGCACAAACGACCCCGGCGAAAGTGGACCGGATGGCATCTCTAACCAGACTCTTTTCGGGTCAACTTCGCCCACGCCTCAACCAGAATCAGAAGAATAAGGAGCACGATCCATGGCTATTACGATTCCGACACCGGGAGAAATTGCCGCGTTCGCACAAAAGCCACAGCCGGAAGTGATCGACTCAGACGTTACTCCGACCAAAGAACGGCATGAACTGAGCACCGAGCAGACCCCCGCCGTCACGATCACTCGATACAGTGATGGGACGGTACGGAAGGACTGGGCGATTTCTCAAAGCGCAGTCGTCCAGCCGGAAACAGGGCTTCAGATCCAGTAAGGACGGAACGGCGTTAAAAGCCCTCCAGTGAGTCGGCAACGCCTACCCTTACCTCTGGTCGTCTTTTCCGTATCGTTGATCCTGGGGCAAATGCCCCTTCAAAAAAGGCCGCCAAATGAAGATTTGGGTTTCATTTTGGCGAGTCACTCCATCATCACTCATTGTCTCCGGAGGGAGAAAGTCCCATGCACGACCGTGAAACGAATTTTAGCCATGACTCAGACGAGCCGCAGCCCCTTCACCATCAAGCCGCGAACCGCCAGGAAATGGAATGAAGGGTTGATTGACTGTCTTCTAGCCCGCCGTCCGGAGAAGACGGCTACTGAACCGAAGTATACGGAGCCGATTACTGTAGCCGGTCCTCCGGGATGGGCTGAGGATCGGCCTTGGTGGTGGGGAGCCGGGAGAGCGTAGAGAGAGAACCGAAGGCGTGAAGGCCGTCCAGTCAGACGGCTACGCCTTACGCTCCGCCTTTTGTGCGTCCTTGCGTCCATCGTTGAACCTGCGCCCAATGCGTTCGCACTGGAGGGCATTCTGTGAACCACTCCAGCCTGCCAACGCACGCGCCTCCTATGCTCATAGCTATGGGCATAACTACGGCTCCAATTAGACCTATATCCAAACCAAGAAAGGCAACACATGCCCACTTCATCCCAAGATTGCTCGACTGATCTCGTTACCACCATCCTCGACGGTCCGCGACCAGGCACAGCCACCACGCGAGTAGACAAGAAGAACGTGCTCATTACTGGTCCCGCGTCGTTTACTGTGGTGAACAATGCCAGCAACGGCGCAGCGGTAGGCACCATGACCGCCGACGCGAACGCCGCACGGGTCTTCTCAATCACAGCCGGGAACGCGCAAGGGGTCTTTACGATCAATGCCAGTAGCGGAGCGATCACTGTTCTATCGAACACGAACTTAGGCATTGCGGGAACGATCCACCGCTTGACCGTGCGCTACTCCCTCACCAACGACACGGCGTTTGATGAGACGGTAGCGGTTGTCACTGTCACCTAACGTCAGGTTTTCAAGGCCGGGACTGCCAACCGGCCTTCTTTTCACTGCCCCCCTGAAAATAAATTTTCACGAGTGCAGGCCTGCAAGACTTACAGCGTTCTCCTCCAAATCCTCAACCGCACTGCGTCCTTCTGTTGACGCCCACTCTTACGCCTTTGCAACACTTGCAACCATGCAATAGTTACCTAGGTTTGACTACTTGACGTTGTCCCATCTGTCATGGATACTGGCTTCAGCCATTCACACTTTTGGAGGTCTGAATTATGTGGAGCATCCCACCGAGCCAAGCCGCCTCCCCGCCGATGCCTCAGCCGCAACCGCGCCGCGTTGTAGAGCATCAGCTTAGTCGAGCGACATATTTTCTTGCTGTTTCGTTGGTCAAGTTTGCGCCAGAGGAAACACTGATTGTGGTTCCTGGATTTCGAGAGACCACGATCCCGCGCCTACTGGCCCTTGCCGAAAGCGGAAAAGGATCAGCCATCTTTCAAGGCCTCGCTGACGTATACCGCCGTCTCGACAGTATCGACCAAGCCGTGAGAGAGCAGGAACAGCGAGCCGGGATTGTTCGCGAAAAGAACGGGTAAAATTTCACAATCACAGGAGGAGGGAGACCATGAAGACTGCAACCGAACGACACCAGGGAGAAGCGGAGCAAATTGCATACGACCTTGAAACGTTGTGCATTGAGATGGCTCCGAACCAAGACGCGATCCAAGACGCAGCACGACGCGGCGATCTTGGTAAGGAGATGAGCACGCTTACTCGCCAAGCGTTTGAGCGAGGAGAGGGAAGCCCCCGGTTTCGAAGGTTCATGGGGATACTTCAGCACATGGAAGCCGCCCTGGTAGCGACGTGCTTGGCGCTGTGTGTCGTGGTGCCCTCAGCGTTTGCCGTGGATCTTGGCTCGCTGGAGGAACTGACCAGCAACGCGCCTTCTTCCTGGGCCGCTGAGCCGCTGTATGGAGCGGACAAGGTACAGGCGGACGCCTACCTTCAGGAACGGCTTGACCTCAACACCTACCAAGCGGAGCGATCAGCCGAGCTACAGGCTCCTGTCACCTATGGAGCACCGAGCTATCAGAGTCCGACACACAACTTCACCGCGTACGGACCAAACGGAACGGCACTGAAGTGTACACAGACAAGCCGTTCCGTAGACTGTTTTTAGAATAGAAATCACCGTGAAAGGAGCGAGGCGCTCAGCGTCTCCTAGGGTACCCCGGCCTTCGCCCGCCGATGTTGTCTAGGAGAATGTCTGGGCGCTTCGTTCGTTTCGCACAACCATGAAGGGCGAAACTTCATCATCATGATTACTCATCAACGCGACCGGCTAGCCCGTTGCTCGTATCAGATGCACCGCGATCAGCTCGAAAGCCACCACAACCGCCTCAGTCCCGCTCACGATCATTCCATAAGATCCTTTCACGCGCTCCTTGCTGGAATGGTAGACGGCAACGATACAAGCCTACAGGGAAAGTGGGCATGGGGCAGCGGGACCGGATGGGGAAAATCCACAGGCCTCTGTTCCTTTATGCGGGGCCTTGGTTCTCTCTACATGCTGAACCAACCTGGACGACCGTGGAACCATCAAGGCCACGTCTCCGCGATCATCACCGCCGCACGGATTGAAAGCCTCTATGAACTCCGCGACCAAATGACGCGAGCCGACAGGGGGAACCCAGCCTTCCGCTTTCCTGTCCCGGCTCATCGAATAGCCGTCTTGCATAGCGATTGGACAGGGAAGTATGAAGCGAGCGAAGACGGCAAGGACGCGCCTATCGTCCTTGTCGCTCATAACAAGCTGAAGCATCTCGCCAAACGGCCCACCAAGGACCAAGAGGAGTTTCTTTACTACCACGGTCAACCGCGAGACCTCTGTATTGTGGACGAAGCCTTCAGCGAGAGCGAGGTAGGGTATCTAGATCAAGGCCTTCTCTGTAACGCGCTTCGGACCTGTCTCCTCAATGCGAAGGACCATCCTAAGGCGCATGACTTCGCGGACCTCCTCACCACCCTTGAACCGTTGTATGAAGCGATTAAGGCCGAGAACCTCCGACAGGATAAGCTGACCGTCCTTGACCACTCAGAAGGGATGATCCATTCACCCGCCTTGAGCCAAGAAGACATCACGACCCTTGAAGGCTTAGTCAAAAGAGTCAGCTTAAGCCGAGACGATAAGACCTTACTCTGTAAATTTCTCCAAATGATTCCGTCTCCGTTGCGCCTGATTCGAGGCCATCAAAGCGGAGTCGTCACCGTCATTCAGACCATGCCGCCGTGTCTGACCAACCGTATCGAACTCAACGCCTCCTTTGAAGTCGGTATGCTGTCGGCCCTTGATCCGACAATCAAGAATGCTGACGATCATTTTCCCATGCTTCAGACGTTGAAGACTCAGTATGGGCTAGAAGGGTTAGCGGGAATCATCGACTACTCAGATATGCAGATTACCCACCTTCAACGCGGCGGAGGCAAAAGCACGATGAAAGGCCACCTGGAAGACCTCGCCAAGGAGAGCGGGTCTACGAAGGAGATTCTTGATTTCTATATCTCGGCGATTAAGGCGACTCCAGAAGACGAAGGCGTCTTGGTGCTGACCTACAAGGACGACGGCGTAGACTATGTAAGGCAGCTTCAGCGAATCTTTGTGAGAGCGGGTATCGACATCAACCAGAAGATCCAAGACGCTGAAGGTCACACACAGCCTAGAATTGCCTTCACCACCTATGGGCAGCATGTTGGAACGAATCAGTTTCGCTACTGTGCGACCGGCATTCTCGCTGGAGTCCAGCAGAGACATAAGGCCGATATTGCCGGAGCCATGTGTGGTGCGAGGAAGTCCATCGCCAGCCGGATCGACTTTGCAGAGGTAGACCTTGTCCATCAAGCCGTTGCTGCGTCCGATGCTCAACAGGCGATAGGTAGGTTACGCTGTCGTCTGGTGAAGAATGGGAAGGCGCTACCGGCTCGAATTTATGTCGTCCATCTCGACTCGGCTGACCGTACGTTTAAGACACGGTTGACCAAGGCCTATCCTAAGGCCGCATGGAAAGACCAGGCCTCAGAGAACCGAAAACAACAAGGCCAGTTCTTCAACCTAGCGAAAGCCGTAGCTGAGTATCTTGAACAAAGCTACGTCGGAGCTTCCATTTCGACCGATGCAATAAAGACTCATCTCAGCTCAAAAGCAAAACGTTCCTCTGACCATAAGATAGATATAGGTTCCGTAACGTTTTCAGATCAGGTGTTTAGAAAGGCTATCCGATTGTTCCTAAAGGATAATTCTGGATGGAAACGGCAAGGACATGCCCTTGTGAAGGCCGTCCATAAGGCAGGGCTGGAGGTCGAGGAAATGGCAGATCCGATAGACTGGGGCGAGGATTCTAAAAAGGCTGTGTAGGTAAGAGAGGGGCTCAGGGTGTCGTTGCCTTGGGCTCCGCCTTACCTTTCCTAGTACAGATAACTGAAGCGGCCAGGATCTTCAAAGCGGGCTCTGAATGCGGATGGAAGCCAGTGGGTTACGATGGGGGACAAAGGGTTACATTTGTCTGACAAAAGTAGTACACTTGTAATGCGCGTGCAGTCCGTCTGCATCGAACAGCCTCACTCCTGAAAGGAGCTATTCCTATGGGCATGTATAGCGCCATGATGAAACAAGTACTCGAACACGCTAAGAAGCTGGAGAAATCTGGTCAGTTAGACCGGATGTTTCAGCCGCAGGTGCGGAGGCCGGAACAGGAGGTTGTTTGTCGTCCTCTTCTGAAGCCGGAACAGGATCGCGTGCGTCGCGGTAAGTAATGTTAAGGTTCTTGATCTCATTATACCTAATCAAAAAATAATCCCCTGGCTCTATCCGTTGCCAAGAAAACACGGCCTTTTCACTGTCCACAACCTTCCTGAATTTACTTCTCCTTGCAGCGGTAATAATTAGGTCTCTTAGTGCTCCTCTCTCATCCGTGGTGAAGGCCGCAACGAGCCCTCTATAGAGACGCGTTTTGCCAGGTTCTTCAGTTGGCTCATCAGTCAAGGCATCGACCCACACGATAACAAACTTCGACGGAACCCCCTCCAACTGCCCCCGACCGAGAATTGAATATATCCAGTCATTCCTGAAAGCAAAAATCTTTGGGCAATGCACGTCTAGCTCAAATTCCCACACGATCCAGCGAGAGAGATGACCAAATCCAAAAGCCGCTAACAGGATAAGTCCATAGTAGGTGAGGAGATGGATTTTGCTTTGATAAAACCGATCAAGAACCTCTGAAAATTTGAAGGTGTAGTCAGATCCAGTAGTTGAAAATTCCCCTGCCAACATCCTAAAGACACTTTCGATGTTTAGCGTGTGATGAATGACATGAGAATGCTGAAGGCAAATAACAATAAGGACGCCTGCAATGTGAAATGGGAGCGAGAAAATGATGGCTTTGGCTAGGTCGTCCGTCCAGCTTCGTTGAAGCACCTGACGAGTGAATTCATGGGAGAAGTAACAAGCTAGGAAAATGTATCCGGGAAGGGCGAGAAGAAGGAAAAGTAGAGATGTGAAGGCTATGTTAGTCATACAGCCGAGCGGAAGCTACCATAGACACCCTGTTTTGGCTAGGCCAATGACTTAAAATGTATAGCTCAAGACTTCATGTGACAGACAACGAGTCCTCGCCGGGTTTCCTTCTCAATCAGGCGCAGAAGGTTGCCGTAGGGTAGCCGCATAGGTAAGCCATCCGGCATATCTGCACTAAATTTCTCCCCGTCTGAGCTTCTTCTTCCTTTGACTTGAACAGGGGGAGACGCTGACTCCTCATGGATTATAGCGAGGACATATCGCGTCTCCCCCGGCTCAAAGTTCCTCAGGACTGAACAATTGTGTTTGTCTTTCAAGTCTAGTATCCACGTCGGTTCTCCCATATCGTCTCCTTGCTGAGGCTGTGGGTTGAGCTTCACGCAAGAAGCTTACTGGAGGTTTAGATCAACCAACAACCAGAATAAATGGTCTCGACCCTGCAGCAACCTTTAATGTGGGTAGAAACGTTCAGGAGAGGGGAAGACCTATCAAACCAGTCGTTTCAGCATTCCTCTGTACGCCTCCCCTAGCACATCCATCGAATTCTTCAACTTCTCCAAGCTGAATGCTCCGGTATGTGTGTAATCTTTAAAATGCACGTCTGTCCGGCCTCCTGTGTGGCCTGTGAGCGCAGTAGCATGAGCATCCGGAACCCCATGCTCTGCTAGCTTCGTTATGCCTCCGTGCCGGAGTGAGTGCAGCACCTTACCCTTTCCACCTATCTTGAGCCGCTTGACCAACCTCGCCCACGCCTTCCCCGGCACATCTCCATAACCGTTACCCTTGTGTTTGAGTTGAGGAAAGATGCGCTTATGGTCGATGGATTCG
It contains:
- a CDS encoding cadherin repeat domain-containing protein; its protein translation is MPTSSQDCSTDLVTTILDGPRPGTATTRVDKKNVLITGPASFTVVNNASNGAAVGTMTADANAARVFSITAGNAQGVFTINASSGAITVLSNTNLGIAGTIHRLTVRYSLTNDTAFDETVAVVTVT